In Desulfuromonas sp. KJ2020, a single window of DNA contains:
- the pilM gene encoding type IV pilus biogenesis protein PilM has product MIRRTYLGLDLHAGQIAAVALRRQAKGSLLTGSATSPLPADILKPSLRDPNILDPRAFQNKIRQILGPLAGQEDRIALSLPEGSGRLLLTDTDTVFASHEEGRDILRWQLKAQFPVDPKEIQLDYQLVGKTEGGRHRLAVAFAAKNVLNQYEEVLSQTGFNSAHIDFHTLNLYNYYRPRIDLGEDFFLVATEGNSLSLQFFQGHHLGFHRSRDVEPSTETLFQELLRTLVGCAKDFPKASRAAVYLHTNWPNRDELSDAIRSAFGREPILLDPHVDRMGSISALTHPQDLAAAIGAAERMM; this is encoded by the coding sequence GTGATTCGACGCACCTATCTCGGACTGGATCTGCATGCCGGCCAAATCGCCGCCGTCGCCCTGCGTCGCCAGGCCAAGGGTTCCCTGCTGACGGGATCGGCCACCTCCCCCTTGCCGGCGGACATTCTGAAGCCGTCCCTGCGTGATCCCAACATCCTCGATCCCAGGGCCTTTCAGAATAAGATCAGACAGATTCTGGGACCACTGGCCGGGCAGGAAGACCGCATTGCCCTGTCTCTGCCTGAAGGATCGGGAAGGCTGCTGCTGACAGACACAGATACGGTCTTTGCCTCCCATGAAGAAGGTCGTGACATTCTGCGCTGGCAGCTTAAAGCCCAGTTTCCCGTGGATCCCAAGGAAATTCAGCTTGACTACCAACTGGTCGGAAAAACTGAAGGCGGGCGCCACCGGTTGGCCGTGGCCTTTGCGGCCAAAAACGTCCTGAATCAGTACGAAGAAGTCCTGTCACAGACCGGCTTCAACTCGGCCCATATCGACTTTCATACCCTGAACCTCTACAACTATTACCGGCCACGCATCGATCTGGGTGAAGATTTTTTTCTTGTAGCCACTGAAGGAAATTCCTTGAGCCTGCAGTTTTTCCAGGGACACCATCTCGGTTTCCACCGTAGCCGTGACGTCGAACCTTCCACCGAAACCCTCTTCCAGGAACTGCTCAGAACCTTGGTCGGCTGTGCCAAAGATTTTCCCAAGGCCAGCCGGGCTGCTGTCTATCTGCACACCAACTGGCCGAACAGGGACGAGTTGTCCGACGCTATCCGCTCGGCCTTTGGCCGGGAGCCGATACTTCTCGACCCCCATGTCGATCGCATGGGTTCCATCTCGGCCCTCACCCATCCCCAGGATCTGGCTGCCGCCATCGGCGCTGCCGAACGCATGATGTGA